Genomic segment of Streptomyces sp. NA02950:
GTCGTACCGGATCGGTCTGCGGACGTTCTCCGCGGCGGAGTCCCGTACCGTCCTGGGCGTCCCGGACGCGTACCACCTGCCGTCCATCCCCGGTTCGGGCTATCTGAAGTTCGGCACGGACGAGATGACGCGCTTCAAGGCGGCGTATGTCTCCGGGCCGTACCGCACCGGCGCCCCGCAGGTCGAGGGTACGACGCTGCCCATCGAGCGCAAGCCGGTGCTCTTCACCGCCGCCCCGGTGCCGGTGAGCTACGCCGCCCCGGACCCGGCGGCCCTGCCGGCCTCGGCGGCCCGGACGGACGAGGACGACGCGCTGGCCGAGACGGTCCTCGATGTCATCGTGGGCCGTCTGGAGGGCCAGGGGCAGCCCGCCCACCAGGTCTGGCTGCCGCCGCTGGACAAGGCCCCCTCCCTGGACGAACTGCTGCCGTCGCTGTCGCCCTCGGCGGAGCGCGGGCTCCAGTCGGCGGACTACGCCCGGCCCGGCGGTCTGGTCGTTCCGCTCGGCCTCATCGACAAGCCGTTCGAGCAGCGGCGTGACATCCTCTACCGCGACTTCTCCGGCGCCGCGGGCCATATGCTCGTGGTCGGCGGTCCGCAGTCCGGTAAGTCCGCCCTGATGCGGACCCTGATCGCGTCCTTCGCGCTCACCCACACCCCGGCCGAGGTCCAGTTCTACGGGCTCGACTTCGGTGGTGGCGGTATGAGCGCCGTCGCCGATCTACCGCATGTGGGCGGGGTGGCCTCACGCCTTGACCCGGAGAAGGTGCGGCGGACGATCGCGGAGGTCGCCGGCATCCTGGCCCGCCGCGAGGAGTACTTCCGCGCCAACAACATCGACTCCATCGGCACCTACCGCCGCCAGCGGGCCAACGGGCTCCATGCGGACCAGGGCTGGGGCGATGTCTTCCTGATCGTCGACGGCTGGGCCAACTTCCGTTCCGAGTACGACATCCTGGACGGCGTGGTCACCGATATCGCCGGACGCGGTCTGGGCTACGGCGTCCACGTCATCGTCACCGCCTCCCGCAACATGGAGGTCCGCGCGTCCCTGAAGGACCAGCTGCTCAACCGGCTCGAGATGCGCCTCGGTGACACGATGGACTCCGAGTTCGACCGCAAGGTCGCCGCGAACGTGCCCGTGGGCGTCCCCGGCCGCGGACAGCTCCCGGAGAAGCTCCACTTCATGGGTGCCCAGCCGCGGATCGACGGCGGCAGCGACCCCGAGACGATGACGGACGCTACCGCCGAGCTGGTGCGCGCGGCGAACGCCGCCTGGTCCGGTCCGAAGGCCCCCCGGGTGCGGCTGCTGCCACGCAGGCTGCGCGCGGACGAACTCCCCAAGGGGTTCGAGCAGCCACAGCACGGCATCGCGATCGGTATCGACGAGACCAATCTCGAGCCGGTTTTCGTCGACTTCGAGACCGACCCGTTCTTCCTCGTCTTCGGTGAGAGCGAATCGGGCAAGACCGCGCTGCTGCGCCTGATCGTGAAGCAGATCACCGAGCGGTACAGCTCGGACGAGGCCAAGATCGTGGTCGGCGACTACCGCCGCTCGCTCCTCGGGGCCATCCCGGACTCGCACCTGCTGGAGTACGCGCCCATCGCCTCGGCCCTGGAGCTCCACGCCAACGCGCTGAACGGGCTGATGGAGCGGCGCGCGCCGAAGCCGGACATCACCCCGCAGCAGCTGCGTGACCGCAGCTGGTGGAGCGGACCGCAGTTCTTCGTGATCATCGACGACTACGAGCTGGTCTCCACCAGCAGCGGCAATCCGCTGGCCGTGCTGACGGAGAATCTCCCGTTCGCGCGGGATGTGGGCATGCGGTTCATCATCGCCCGCAATTCCGCCGGTTCCTCGCGCTCGATGTTCGAGTCGTTCATGCAGCGGGTGAAGGAACTCGGCGCCCAGGGGATGGTGCTGTCGGGTGATCCGAGCGAAGGCGATCTCCTGGGCGGAGTCCGACCCCGGCCGATGCCGCCGGGCCGTGGGTACTTCGTCTCGCGCAAGCGCGGAATTCCGCTGACGCAGCTCGGGTGGCTGCCCGACCAATAGGCCGCCTGGTCATGGGGATTCCTCCCTTGCCTCCCTGGCCAGGGAGGCAAGGGAGGAATGGAACCCAGCAGCCCGCCGCAGGCAAAAGACGAATGGGGTGGACGACCGTGACCGGTCGTCCACCCCATTTCGTGGATGGCGGCATCTCTCAGAACGTGATGTCCTTGAAGAGGTTCGCGTTCCTCCTGTCCGTGCTGTGGTAGTCCATGCTGCCATGACGGACCTTGGCCGCGACATCCTTGAGCGTGGTCTCGATGTGGTTGGCCCGAGCGTGGAACTGCTTCTCGGCCGCCAGCATCATCTGGTGAGCCTCGCCCTCCCAGCCGGCGGTCACCTTCTTGACCGCAGCCAGGATGTCCTCGATCTGCTGGCGCACCGCCGCAGCGCCTCGATCAAGGTCACCGGCGGTGTCCTGGAGTGAAGAGTATGTGACCTTGATGTCCATAGGGTCGCCGGACATTTATGCCCCCATTTCTGGTGAAGTCTTGATCATGCTCAAAGCCTTGTGTCCACGCCGAGCGCCCGTGTCGCGCCCGGGCGGATCAGTACTTGTCGACCTTGCTGCCCGGCTCGAGACCGTCTTTACCGGAACCGAGGCCGCCACCCGCGTCGGCGCCATTGACGTCGATTTTGCCCAGCGTGGAGGCGATCTCACTGTCGTTCGCGCCACTGGACCGGTGGGTGAGCTCCACCGCCTCGTGAATCTGGACGATCAACTGGCGCAATGCCTCGTGGTCCGCGTTCAGAGCGGTCTGCTTCTCGTTGAATTTCATGCCAGCCTGACCCGTCCACGCCGACTCGACTGTGGCGACGGCGTTGATCAGGGTACGCAGGTTTGTGGAGAGGCCTTGGCTGACAAGACCGAGGTCGGTCTCGAACTGCTTGAATGCTGCGTCACTAATCCGCTGAGTGCCCGACATATTCCGCCTTCCCCCATGAAGTGTTGGTGAGTTGGATGGGGTTCTGATTCAACTCACCACTGAATTCCTACCTACCGTAGGCCAACTGGCAACCCCTCGCCTTTCGCCCACACCGTCATAGGGCATCACGGCGCCTGATGACGGCAAAGGCGACCGCACCCCCGACCACAACGGCGACACCGGCTCCCAAAGCGATCCACAGCGTGGTGTTGCCACCGTTGCCGCCATCGCTCGCCTTGGTCTCCTTATCGGGCTGCTGGACTCCCTGCTTGCCCGCGTCCGAACCGGAGGACTGTGTCTGTGATCCAGCGTCCGGAGACTTAGACGCAGAAGGGGAGGGATTTGGTTTCGTCGCGCCCTCGCGAGCGAGCAACGGATTGGTACTGGCGGGGCCAGGGTCTCCCTCGCCGTCGAGAAGGACCTTACGGGGACGAACGGAGCCGTATCCGACGTAACTGCTGGGAATCTCGCCGGTCTTGGGCTTGGCTGCGGTCTGCATCATGACCCGGAGGACCTGGTTGTTGGTCCACTTGGGGTGCTTGGCCCAGATGAGGGCGGCGGAGGCGGAGGTGAGGGCGGTGGCTTGGCTGGTGCCTTGCCCCTTGCAGATGCCTTTGGACTTATTGCAGTGCTCGGCGATGTCTTCCCCGACTGCTACCAACGACACACTGTCATTGGCACTCGAGAACTTGGTGGCCTTACCGTTCTTGTCGATGGCGCCCACGCCCACGACACCTGAAAGCGAAGCGGGATAGAGCCTCAAGTTGTCTTTGCTGCCGTCGTTCCCTGCACCCGCAAAGACCAAGCTCCCCTTCTTGAGCGCATAGTTCACAGCAGCCTGGGTCTTGGCGAAGAACTCGGGCTCTCCCGAGGAAGCCAGGGAAATATTGAGAACCCGCGCCCCATGATCGACAGCATACCGAATCGCCCTACCAATCACTGACCCCACGGATTCAGTTCGCGTGTCGATCAGCGACGCCTTTACAGGAAGGATCTTCGCTTGAGGAGCAAGCCCCTGTATGCCGCCTCCAGCCCCCGTTCCAGCGATGAGTCCTGCCATGTTCGACCCATGCCCATCCGGGTCCTGATGCGGATCCGTTCCCCGGCGGGACGCATCTGACCCTTTAAGCAGCTGACCACGCAATTCAGGGAGGGAGGCGTTGACCCCCGTGTCAATGACGGCAACGGTAATGCCTTTCCCTTTGCTCACCTTCCACATCTGCTCGGCCTGCATGGCCTCCAGGTACCACTGCTGAGACCTGATGTCCTCCGCGACTGCCACCGGTGCAAGGCCGCTCATCGCCACAAGACCGGCTCCCAGCAGCGCAAGAGCCGACAAGGAACGCTGACGCGCTCCGTAGTTCCGAAATGGCATAAGTGAGTGTTCTCCTCGGCCTTGCACCAGTGGCGGACGCGTCAGTCAATCACCGGCGGGACGGTGTCGCGCCGCCCTCCGGTCCAGGTCTCTTCATCTTCCTGAAGGTAGTCGGGCCTGCTTCCGTTCTGGTCCTGCCGGTCACCAGGGCGGGCCGCTCCGGCGCGAGACGGAACGGTTCCCGGGGTCTGGGCGTTGCGCACCAGGCCCGTTCCTCCGGGAGTGAACTCGGACCGCCCCTTGCCTGATGCGCGCGGGCTTCCGGTGACCCCTCCCGGCTCCGAAGAGACGCGCCGGGCCCCCGTGCCACCGGGGCCGTGCGGACCCCCCGTGGCCGGGTGAGAACCCGTCCCGACGGGGCCACGCACCGGCATTCCGCGCTCTTCGCCCACAACCGTGGTCCGCGGCAAGCGCTGACCGTTCGTCGGCCCCTTCCCGTTCGGGCGGTCGACCATGCCACCGCGCTCAGAGGCAAGGCGGCGACCGGCACCGTTGGGGCCGGGGGTAGTCGGGCCCGTGTGGTGCGGATGGTATCCCCCACCCATAGGGTTTCGTCCCATGAGGGGGCGCTCTTCACCGACGACAGGAGTCTTCGGAAGCCGGGAAACCGGACCCCGCGGCGGACGGGAGAGACTGGTGATGCCGTCCTGGGGTCCGATACGCGGCGGGGTCAGCGGTCGGCCCGTCGGTCCCGGGGGCGTTCCGAACGGCCCCCGAAGGGGGGAAGGCTTGGGCCCTCCACGCAGAGCCGGAGGAACGTTCGGCATGCGGGTGGTCCCCGGCGGAAGCCCGCGACCAGTCCCCGGCACGACGGGACCGGGCACGGGGAGGAAGGGGCCCGCGCCGGTGGTGCGCTGCTCGGGTCCCACGGGCGGTGTCGTGGGCAAGCTCGGTCGTTCGATGGGATCCACGGGCGGCGCGGTCGTCGTGGAGTCGATGTTCGTGCCCGTCACCGGAGGTGCGGTCGCCGCCCCGACGCCGGAGCCGACCTGTCCATCACTACCGACACCCGGGTGGCTGATCGGCGTGACGCCCCCACCGTCAGACGAGTGGGGAGCACTGGCGAAGGACTTCGAGGGAACGGTCCCCCCACCTCCACCCGCAGCGGCGGCATAGCTGTTTTCGCCACCGGAAGGGCTTTGCCCAGCACCGACCCCACCACCAGCTTGCTCCGGCAGCAGCGGAAAGTTCGGCTTGTCGAGCCCCGAGATGTCCGTATGGGCCGTCTCGTAGTAATTGTCCAGCCGGTCCATCGCCTTGAGGGCTTCTTGATGGTCGTCGTGGGCCGCCGCCTTCTCCTCGGCGCTCAGGCCCTTGGTGTCCGCGTGCTTCGGCGGAGTGACATGGGCCTGGGCGTCGTACAGGCCCTGGCCCGCCACACCCATGTTGGTTCCGACGAGCAGGGTGTACTCGGCCATCAGGCGGGTCTGCTTGACCAGCTTCTGACCCCACTCCCGGTAGGCCTGCGCGGCTTCGCCTTCCCAATCGACATCCGCGTACTTGAGGTGGGCGTCCAGCTCGTCGGCGAGCTCGTGGAGGGGAATGTAAGTGTCGCCCAGCGCCGTCCCCACCTCCGTCAGCTTGGACGGCTTCGCGGTGGCGATCATGTTGTACAGCTCTGCGTGGCTGACGCCTTCGAACTTGCCCGGCATCTAACGCTTCCCCCCTCACGTCGGGTCGCCGTCGACTTGTTCACTGCCGTGCTTCCCACCGTCGTCGCCGTGATCGCCCTTC
This window contains:
- the eccCa gene encoding type VII secretion protein EccCa, with protein sequence MSQVVVKRQPRALPPEVPTEELRLEPPPELPRGQQEGILMQLLPTLGMGSSMVYFFMPGAAPMMKIMGVMMMFSTLGMTVAMIMRYRRGSQGQMADTRRDYLKYLAQTRRTVRKTARLQRSAQYYLHPSPDQLWSVVAEGSRVWERRLSDDDFGQVRIGLGAQQLATPLIAPDTATIEDLEPLTAGAMQQFLATQGSLDGMPMAVSMRAFYHLTVSGVPEHVHGAARALVAQLATLHSPEDLVIAVVAARGSAEQWEWTKWLPHVQIAGAVDGAGSRRLFGDSLAELEELLKPRIEGRTRFSRDTPPALDHPHVVVVLDGGIVPPDSAFAAAEGLQGVTVIEVVPGELEEPRGGLSIVVQPGKLQLLSQVAEYEGVPDTLSREAAEALARQLAPLRMGVGDDDEPLLANLDFTDLLGLGDAGSVDVSRTWRPRSLAERLRVPIGIAEDGSPVMLDLKEAAQEGMGPHGLCVGATGSGKSELMRTLVLGLAVTHSSETLNFVLADFKGGATFAGMSELPHVAAVITNLADDLTLVDRMRDSITGELQRRQELLRAAGNYANVHDYEKARAAGAPLEPVASLVLVIDEFSELLTAKPDFIDMFIQIGRIGRSLAVHLLLASQRLEEGRLRGLETYLSYRIGLRTFSAAESRTVLGVPDAYHLPSIPGSGYLKFGTDEMTRFKAAYVSGPYRTGAPQVEGTTLPIERKPVLFTAAPVPVSYAAPDPAALPASAARTDEDDALAETVLDVIVGRLEGQGQPAHQVWLPPLDKAPSLDELLPSLSPSAERGLQSADYARPGGLVVPLGLIDKPFEQRRDILYRDFSGAAGHMLVVGGPQSGKSALMRTLIASFALTHTPAEVQFYGLDFGGGGMSAVADLPHVGGVASRLDPEKVRRTIAEVAGILARREEYFRANNIDSIGTYRRQRANGLHADQGWGDVFLIVDGWANFRSEYDILDGVVTDIAGRGLGYGVHVIVTASRNMEVRASLKDQLLNRLEMRLGDTMDSEFDRKVAANVPVGVPGRGQLPEKLHFMGAQPRIDGGSDPETMTDATAELVRAANAAWSGPKAPRVRLLPRRLRADELPKGFEQPQHGIAIGIDETNLEPVFVDFETDPFFLVFGESESGKTALLRLIVKQITERYSSDEAKIVVGDYRRSLLGAIPDSHLLEYAPIASALELHANALNGLMERRAPKPDITPQQLRDRSWWSGPQFFVIIDDYELVSTSSGNPLAVLTENLPFARDVGMRFIIARNSAGSSRSMFESFMQRVKELGAQGMVLSGDPSEGDLLGGVRPRPMPPGRGYFVSRKRGIPLTQLGWLPDQ
- a CDS encoding WXG100 family type VII secretion target produces the protein MDIKVTYSSLQDTAGDLDRGAAAVRQQIEDILAAVKKVTAGWEGEAHQMMLAAEKQFHARANHIETTLKDVAAKVRHGSMDYHSTDRRNANLFKDITF
- a CDS encoding WXG100 family type VII secretion target, producing MSGTQRISDAAFKQFETDLGLVSQGLSTNLRTLINAVATVESAWTGQAGMKFNEKQTALNADHEALRQLIVQIHEAVELTHRSSGANDSEIASTLGKIDVNGADAGGGLGSGKDGLEPGSKVDKY
- the mycP gene encoding type VII secretion-associated serine protease mycosin; amino-acid sequence: MQAEQMWKVSKGKGITVAVIDTGVNASLPELRGQLLKGSDASRRGTDPHQDPDGHGSNMAGLIAGTGAGGGIQGLAPQAKILPVKASLIDTRTESVGSVIGRAIRYAVDHGARVLNISLASSGEPEFFAKTQAAVNYALKKGSLVFAGAGNDGSKDNLRLYPASLSGVVGVGAIDKNGKATKFSSANDSVSLVAVGEDIAEHCNKSKGICKGQGTSQATALTSASAALIWAKHPKWTNNQVLRVMMQTAAKPKTGEIPSSYVGYGSVRPRKVLLDGEGDPGPASTNPLLAREGATKPNPSPSASKSPDAGSQTQSSGSDAGKQGVQQPDKETKASDGGNGGNTTLWIALGAGVAVVVGGAVAFAVIRRRDAL